Proteins found in one Oncorhynchus mykiss isolate Arlee chromosome 17, USDA_OmykA_1.1, whole genome shotgun sequence genomic segment:
- the LOC118940211 gene encoding ATP synthase membrane subunit DAPIT, mitochondrial-like isoform X1: MKTMCTDSGVSLPSRSAMPTSPVKTRIPLTSFGHLITEVKRQLFGMEAPATVNLTGWRRHFNSYTLQGRRNFVLATYGVLALSAAAYMIRHRSKEDPRVASPTA; this comes from the exons ATGAAAACAATGTGTACGGATAGCGGTGTGTCCTTACCGAGCCGTTCCG CCATGCCAACTTCCCCGGTAAAGACGCGGATCCCGCTCACGAGCTTCGGTCATCTGATCACCGAGGTGAAG AGACAGTTGTTTGGTATGGAGGCTCCAGCCACTGTTAACCTGACTGGATGGAGGAGACATTTCAACAGCTACACACTACAGGGGAGACGCAAc tttgtCCTGGCTACCTATGGTGTCCTAGCGTTGTCGGCAGCAGCCTATATGATACGCCATCGGAGTAAAGAGGACCCAAGAGTAGCCAGCCCCACTGCCTGA
- the LOC118940211 gene encoding ATP synthase membrane subunit DAPIT, mitochondrial-like isoform X2, producing MKTMCTDSAMPTSPVKTRIPLTSFGHLITEVKRQLFGMEAPATVNLTGWRRHFNSYTLQGRRNFVLATYGVLALSAAAYMIRHRSKEDPRVASPTA from the exons ATGAAAACAATGTGTACGGATAGCG CCATGCCAACTTCCCCGGTAAAGACGCGGATCCCGCTCACGAGCTTCGGTCATCTGATCACCGAGGTGAAG AGACAGTTGTTTGGTATGGAGGCTCCAGCCACTGTTAACCTGACTGGATGGAGGAGACATTTCAACAGCTACACACTACAGGGGAGACGCAAc tttgtCCTGGCTACCTATGGTGTCCTAGCGTTGTCGGCAGCAGCCTATATGATACGCCATCGGAGTAAAGAGGACCCAAGAGTAGCCAGCCCCACTGCCTGA